aaggggggggggtgatttgaacttttatttttttttcacttttggcatgcttcaatagtctctatgggagactagaagctgccataacccaatcgcctctgctacatgcaGACGATGATAAGATCGccgcatgtagcagaatacctcacttgctatgagcaccgtccaCCGGGCGCGGGTTgagaaaaataaacacttgaaatagatcactatgtttgtaatgactatgtaaTACAAAagcttaaattaactttttgatgatattctaatttagtgagaagctctTGTAGTTGCCCAGTGACATAAGACAAATTTTGGCCAGTTTATGGTGAGCCAATAAAATGCCAGACTCATTCAATCTTTAGCACAAATACTGGTAAGGTTTTATCCaaatctctcacacacacacacaccacagagGGAAATCTGCTCCTCCATTCCACATCGGCACCCTGCCACACCTGAATGACCTCTGACAAGACAAAACAATGGCTCTACTATGAGAGCGATTGGCAAGGGTGTGAGAAGAGCCCCCTACCACCATCTACAGAGTCCTCCAAGACACAAAAAAAACCTTTGACAAGCAGCCATTTGATCTAATATGTCCTCAGGGCCTTATATAAAAGTTTAACCCAACAAAGTAAAATTAAAACCAAAGCCCAGTTTAACTAGCATGGCCTAGAGATACCCGATTCAACAAGATCAAATGCATCTTACGTTAGCACAGCATTGTCTGGTGTTATCTTGACGACTTGTAAATTTAGTAACAATCTGCACAGGTTAAcagtagcgatgagcgaatatactcgttactcgagatttcccgagcacgctcgggtgacctccgagtattttttagtgctcggagatttcgttttcatcgctgcagatgaatgatttacatctgttagccagtacatgtgggggttgcctggttgctagggaatccccacatgtacttatgctggctaagagatgttaatcattcagctgaggtgaagaaaataaatctctgagcactaaaaaatactcggtcacctgagtgtgctcgggaaatcttgagtaacgagtatattcgctcatcactagttaacagcCGTTAACAGCTGTCAACTTAGAGTGCATGAATCTGGCCTGGTGCGAGCTTATCGCTTTAGTTATAACCCTAGTGAATCACATCGCCAGGACTAATGCAAAAATCTTAATAGCTGATATAAGTAACTAGATtactctcccaatatcttccctcacgtaatctctgatcctcccaagaccacctactctcaccacacttatttgttcctcacacaacagcctcccagatttctcccgaatatcccccatcctctggaattccacgcctcaacacgtccgattatccaccacccttggatccttcagacggaacctaaaaacccatgtcttaaggaaagcctacagcctgcaataaccattctgccgcctcaccaccacacgagctaccgcctcaccaccacacgagctgccgcctcaccaccacacgAGCTCCCGCTTTACCACCACCTGGGTTGCTGCACCCCcaaccatctgtctcttcgccattatctcatagaatgtaagtccgaaaggacagggtcttctcccctctgtaccagtctgtcattgtaaaataGTTTACTGTAAACATCTATaattctgtacgtaacccctttctcatgtacagcaccatggaattgatggtgctatataaataaaataattactGCTGAAGGTCTTTCTGCTTCAAGTAAATTCTCCAACACTGTACCGGCATCTTTCCTGCATCCCAGGAGACTTGATATGCTGACTGTTGCTTGGGTAAGCCAGTTTTATTACTGTATATAACCTTGAGTGGGAGCTCAACTGTCACCCATCCCCCTACATTCATTCACAGCTAGTCCATGCCTCTTGCGGGTCTTGTATTTAATGCAGGGGTTTAAGACCTATGGCATACTACTATTCTATGTGGTCCCCAACAATATGATCTAAAACATAGTTGCCTATATTGCATGGCTTCTCACATCTTCGTTTCCATGTCACAAAGAAAAGCAGCATACAGTGTGGCAGCATTCACATACTAATGGACTGCACGTTTAGCACTCCAAAGAGGAGTAAGAGAAATACATTATGTCCAGCTATGGATGTGGCTGTCTCTATTTTAGGTTATTAGAACTGTGAAATGCTAGGTTGCTTCTGCAACATTCATATTCTACATTGGAGAGAGCAACATATAAGCATGCTCTTCTCTGTCTCTCTCTTCACCAGTGCTAAATAGGGGACAAGCAGGCCTCCATTTTACTGATAAGTAGATGTTAGTGGAACTAACCTCTATCACATCACATTTATAGCATACATTTTCAATACACCATAAATATCTCGGATCGGGATACTCTTCTACATTTTAATGCACCCTTGATTTAATGTGTTTTTGACTGTTGCTTTATTTCCCCCAAGCATTAATTTGCTTTGTTTTTTAAAATAGAGGAAGAAAATCTGTAATCAGACCAGATACTTCTCTCTTCCAACATAATTGATTGGGAGAGAGTAGTCAGGCCCCCAAACACTTTAGATATTGAGGGGAAAAAATGGCCAAAATTGGGAGGGTCCAGCCAACTTTAAAGTGCATGGTGGTCTTTAGAAATAGATCAAGGGGATCACAGTCTCAAGTATTACTGTCCTCAGAAAAAAGTGATATACCAAAATCGATCAATCTGAGGACATAGAAGGTCAATTGACCTTCTATGTCCTCAGATTGATCGATTTTGGTGGTCTTTAGCTACACAATTATGACAATGTTACAAGTACATAAATAAGTAAATGCTTTCAGTCTTCATATTACCTTTTTCTACTGAACTTGATGGTGAACCATCTTCACACAATGAATCTGTTTCAGGTACTTTGTTGTATGGTTTGGTCTGGATTTTGCCCTGTTCGTCAATAAGAAGCTCCAGATCTAAGAGATTAACTTTCTTGCACTCCATGTCTTGATCATATGAAAACAAAATGTGAATACCAGTATAaattattaaagcataaaacttccaGCAGTAAACCCATGCCCATGTATACATGCAAAAGGATATAAGGAGGATCAGCAACAGTGTAACTGAGGAAATATTGTCACTGAAAACTGTTAAAAATCAGCTACAAATATAGCACAGACTTTAAAAAAGGGAATAGCCACCTTAAAAGGGTTCTCTGGAATGTAATTAATCATTACACAGCTATGCCTGGTACTCCTTGCTTGGCCCATACGCTTCAATAGAGCTGAAAGGGACAAGATGCAGTTCCAGGTACAGCTACCCTGACACAGAGTGCTATTTCCTGTGTAAATAAAGGGGATAACGTCATTGTGCTGATTGGTCAGGTCCCAGATGttatcaaccccccccccccccccccaaaaaaaaaaaaatcttctggaaACAATACCACAGCTGTTCTATGGTTGCAATAAATGAGAAAGCAAAGAGTAGTTTAGtgtggttctcagtggggatgacaTTCGCCACAGTACAATATAATCTGGAATTCATAATAATATATAATCAATATCCCTGGCACTAGATTCTTCGTAGCCTTTACCTGGATTGGAAGAGTCATGATTGTATTGAGATTCCTCCTCAGATGGAGTCTGTACATAGTAGATCTGCTCTGGAATCATACTTGCTACCTTTTCTTTTATGCTGTTAGAAGCAAGCCCACACCGCATCACCATTTCTCTTCTTTCGTGGGCCATTATCTTTCTGGTCCTTGCTTTTATATTCTCCCAGCATTTTTTTAGCTGTTTAAAATCCCTCAGAGACACACTAGGTTGCGAGTTGTACTCATGGGCCAACGCTTGCCATGTGCGCTGCTTCAGAGCAATAGTCCGTGCGTCACTTTTTTTACACTCCAATACATATTTGTATTTTTCTACTAGCGCCAAGAGGACATTCTTCTCCAGTTCAGAAAAGTACTTGGCCGGTTTCAATACTTCGTTGTTTTGCATTTTCCACGGTGCTGCAAACATCTTAACAAAGAGAAAAATAATTAACTCAAGAATAAATATGCTTGTTAGTATTAATTAGTAAACtttttaatattaaataaaattagtataagctatacagtatatatttttgctAACACACTGCATTCCATCAACCTTAACAATGTTTCTAAATGTGTAATGTGATGGCTAAATGGGCCATCTTTACATAATGCACCATACGGTAATTGCAGTGATAGGACACAAAATAGGAACTGTACTTTCAAGAAACTTTGCATTAATCAATAATATAGGTGAATAAGAAGCTATGtaatatcttatcagataaatcacCTTCCTTCTCAATTTATCAGCCAATTCTCCTCACCCCTGAACTCAACAGCCACTccggtaaaaaaaaattgttcatgtctgtgtgtgctcctATCCCATATCAGCATAATGCCATAATATATCTGGTATCGACTTGTTACCCCCAAGCTAGTCCACCAAAGGAGGAACCAATTTCCTGTGTTGGGAACACCTGCTCTGTAATATAAGTTGTTATTATAAGCTAGTTTGAACCGTCCCAGTAATGGCTATAGGTGCCCAGAATTGGTCATATCTTACTCACAGTGGATACATACAACCTCCGGTAGCCCCCCTAGGGTAACATGTCTCACCCTAGGGGTGCGTGCTGAGACCCACCTGGCATTTGGTGAGACATGTTACCCTAGGGGGGCTACCGGAGGTTGTATGTATCCACTGTGAGTAAGATATGACCAATTCTGGGCACCTATAGCTATTACTGGGACGGTTCAAACTAGCTTATAATAACAACTTATACTACAGAGCAGGTGTTCCCAACACAGGAAATTGGTTCCTCCTTTGGTGGACTAGCTTGGGGGTAACAAGTCGATACCAGATATA
This is a stretch of genomic DNA from Ranitomeya variabilis isolate aRanVar5 chromosome 6, aRanVar5.hap1, whole genome shotgun sequence. It encodes these proteins:
- the MSANTD3 gene encoding myb/SANT-like DNA-binding domain-containing protein 3 isoform X1, yielding MFAAPWKMQNNEVLKPAKYFSELEKNVLLALVEKYKYVLECKKSDARTIALKQRTWQALAHEYNSQPSVSLRDFKQLKKCWENIKARTRKIMAHERREMVMRCGLASNSIKEKVASMIPEQIYYVQTPSEEESQYNHDSSNPDMECKKVNLLDLELLIDEQGKIQTKPYNKVPETDSLCEDGSPSSSVEKAFHKGDLEILIDEQGKIQTEPIRNVSVTDSVCAEGTSPNNIKESFVIPERDMYSPEKSNMVNMQKCQGNLASPSCSSARITANRTYRSKPAQNGILTKMHEEEHQQQMSILQLQLIQMNEVHVAKVQQIERECEMAEVEHRIKMEILNKKKMYWERKLQTITKEWPVASFNRKFPNSP
- the MSANTD3 gene encoding myb/SANT-like DNA-binding domain-containing protein 3 isoform X4, with translation MMFAAPWKMQNNEVLKPAKYFSELEKNVLLALVEKYKYVLECKKSDARTIALKQRTWQALAHEYNSQPSVSLRDFKQLKKCWENIKARTRKIMAHERREMVMRCGLASNSIKEKVASMIPEQIYYVQTPSEEESQYNHDSSNPDMECKKVNLLDLELLIDEQGKIQTKPYNKVPETDSLCEDGSPSSSVEKESFVIPERDMYSPEKSNMVNMQKCQGNLASPSCSSARITANRTYRSKPAQNGILTKMHEEEHQQQMSILQLQLIQMNEVHVAKVQQIERECEMAEVEHRIKMEILNKKKMYWERKLQTITKEWPVASFNRKFPNSP
- the MSANTD3 gene encoding myb/SANT-like DNA-binding domain-containing protein 3 isoform X3 — encoded protein: MMFAAPWKMQNNEVLKPAKYFSELEKNVLLALVEKYKYVLECKKSDARTIALKQRTWQALAHEYNSQPSVSLRDFKQLKKCWENIKARTRKIMAHERREMVMRCGLASNSIKEKVASMIPEQIYYVQTPSEEESQYNHDSSNPDMECKKVNLLDLELLIDEQGKIQTKPYNKVPETDSLCEDGSPSSSVEKAFHKGDLEILIDEQGKIQTEPIRNVSVTDSVCAEGTSPNNIKESFVIPERDMYSPEKSNMVNMQKCQGNLASPSCSSARITANRTYRSKPAQNGILTKMHEEEHQQQMSILQLQLIQMNEVHVAKVQQIERECEMAEVEHRIKMEILNKKKMYWERKLQTITKEWPVASFNRKFPNSP
- the MSANTD3 gene encoding myb/SANT-like DNA-binding domain-containing protein 3 isoform X2 gives rise to the protein MFAAPWKMQNNEVLKPAKYFSELEKNVLLALVEKYKYVLECKKSDARTIALKQRTWQALAHEYNSQPSVSLRDFKQLKKCWENIKARTRKIMAHERREMVMRCGLASNSIKEKVASMIPEQIYYVQTPSEEESQYNHDSSNPDMECKKVNLLDLELLIDEQGKIQTKPYNKVPETDSLCEDGSPSSSVEKESFVIPERDMYSPEKSNMVNMQKCQGNLASPSCSSARITANRTYRSKPAQNGILTKMHEEEHQQQMSILQLQLIQMNEVHVAKVQQIERECEMAEVEHRIKMEILNKKKMYWERKLQTITKEWPVASFNRKFPNSP